From the genome of Catalinimonas alkaloidigena, one region includes:
- a CDS encoding rod shape-determining protein has translation MPGNASIAFDLGCHSTVVANQEGLQLKEPSLVALSPQWPVRVGGAAFEMQKLPRRHYRVTKPFCQGAVTDSTLASHMLSAFVEKLYPGVLPAQEFAWVLGNLPYETTIQEQEARRQVLCKLGGQRTALVYEPLAAALSFRPALPPESCALLMDLGGESAKITLLSFPEIVAHRTIPVAGDRLTQALQEYVHAAYELDISWEAAEQLKLHLGAATEALTIAPQAYTLTGHHMRHGTPVQRTIRYQELLSPLEAPLRLLEQALQEMLAQGPAGMTEKIARQGIQLTGGSALLRGLRLRLATTLGVPVSIPTFPLFSVAQGLYYLLQHPTHYPALLR, from the coding sequence TGTCGCCGCAATGGCCGGTCCGCGTGGGGGGCGCCGCGTTCGAGATGCAAAAACTCCCGCGCCGGCACTACCGGGTGACCAAACCGTTCTGCCAGGGCGCGGTGACCGATTCCACACTGGCATCACACATGCTTTCTGCCTTCGTAGAAAAGCTTTATCCGGGCGTGCTGCCCGCGCAGGAATTTGCCTGGGTGCTGGGCAACCTGCCGTACGAAACGACGATCCAGGAACAGGAAGCCCGGCGTCAGGTCCTGTGCAAACTAGGGGGGCAACGCACCGCCCTGGTGTACGAACCGCTGGCGGCGGCGTTGAGCTTCAGGCCCGCCCTACCCCCCGAATCCTGTGCCTTGCTCATGGACCTGGGGGGAGAAAGCGCCAAAATCACCCTCCTTTCGTTTCCCGAGATTGTTGCCCACCGCACCATTCCGGTGGCCGGTGATCGCCTGACGCAAGCCCTGCAGGAGTACGTCCACGCGGCCTACGAACTAGACATTTCCTGGGAGGCGGCCGAACAGCTGAAGCTGCACCTTGGCGCCGCGACGGAAGCCCTGACCATTGCGCCCCAGGCGTATACCCTGACGGGCCACCATATGCGGCACGGTACCCCGGTGCAGCGGACGATCCGGTACCAGGAACTGCTCTCGCCCCTGGAAGCACCCCTGCGTCTCCTCGAACAGGCGCTACAGGAAATGCTGGCCCAGGGTCCGGCCGGGATGACCGAAAAAATCGCCCGGCAGGGGATTCAGTTGACCGGAGGAAGTGCGTTGCTGCGAGGGCTTCGCCTGCGTTTGGCGACGACGTTGGGGGTGCCCGTCTCCATCCCCACGTTTCCGCTTTTTTCGGTAGCGCAGGGGTTATATTACCTGTTGCAACACCCTACCCACTACCCGGCCCTTCTGCGCTGA